The Apium graveolens cultivar Ventura unplaced genomic scaffold, ASM990537v1 ctg5279, whole genome shotgun sequence genome contains a region encoding:
- the LOC141702554 gene encoding protein FAR1-RELATED SEQUENCE 5-like yields the protein MGPKFRECSSCGDSSHISRLVGDYVSNGGNSLSESEISISCFNITHGGHKYYIPKYSGDISKPEVNQSFDSLEKGIEFYKEYGRLSRFNVRLNIEMKDDRDEIILRKYIICGRDGFNDLPRNLDESSSKIVKRRRTVSGRCGCKAICVFKRIGPTMNIGTSKSFTLMKEQVGGYGNIGASVHDFQNFNRDLRCYVGEADAQILLEKFKVLHETCESFYYAYDVDCEGHLTNLFWADATARRNYELNGDVVSFDATFNTNRYNMIFAPFTGVDKHDLCVTFAACLLCHAMKAAVPEVFKATNEYPATKHRLCMWHIIQKSPLKLGNQLCKETDFMEKMKKFIWSSTIEPDEFESGWLSVMKEFKLEWNKWLGKMYSLRKSWIPAYF from the exons ATGGGACCAAAATTTCGAGAGT GTTCCAGTTGCGGTGATTCGTCTCATATTAGCCGTTTAGTAGGTGATTATGTATCTAATGGCGGTAACAGTTTATCTGAAAGTGAGATTTCTATTTCGTGTTTTAATATTACACATGGTGGTCATAAGTATTACATTCCAAAGTATAGTGGTGATATTTCTAAACCAGAGGTTAATCAGAGTTTTGATAGTTTGGAAAAAGGTATTGAATTTTACAAGGAATATGGGAGGTTGTCTAGATTTAATGTGAGGTTGAATATTGAAATGAAAGATGATAGGGATGAaataattttgagaaaatatattATTTGTGGGAGAGATGGTTTTAATGATCTGCCTAGAAATTTAGATGAAAGTTCTAGTAAAATTGTTAAGCGTAGGAGGACTGTTTCAGGGAGGTGCGGATGTAAAGCAATATGTGTTTTCAAACGTATTGGTCCGACAA TGAATATTGGTACTAGTAAATCTTTTACTTTGATGAAGGAACAGGTTGGTGGTTATGGCAATATTGGTGCTTCGGTacatgattttcagaattttaatagAGATTTAAGGTGTTATGTTGGTGAGGCTGATGCACAGATATTGCTGGAAAAGTTTAAAGTTTTACATGAGACATGTGAATCATTTTATTATGCATATGATGTTGATTGTGAGGGTCATTTAACGAATCTTTTTTGGGCTGATGCTACTGCTAGAAGAAATTATGAATTAAATGGAGATGTTGTATCCTTTGATGCTACATTTAATACAAATCG GTATAACATGATCTTTGCTCCTTTTACCGGTGTGGATAAACATGATCTATGTGTCACATTTGCTGCATGTCTTCTT TGTCATGCAATGAAAGCTGCTGTTCCTGAAGTTTTTAAAGCAACCAATGAATATCCTGCCACTAAGCATCGTTTATGCATGTGGCATATAATCCAGAAATCCCCTCTTAAG CTTGGCAATCAATTGTGTAAGGAAACTGACTTTatggagaagatgaagaaatttatCTGGTCTTCAACTATTGAGCCTGATGAGTTTGAATCAGGGTGGTTATCAGTTATGAAAGAGTTTAAACTTGAATGGAACAAGTGGTTAGGAAAAATGTATTCGCTTAGAAAGTCTTGGATTCCTGCGTATTTTTGA